Proteins encoded together in one Pantoea sp. CCBC3-3-1 window:
- the artJ gene encoding arginine ABC transporter substrate-binding protein, which yields MKKIVLAALLAGLSLSASAAQTIRFATEASYPPFEFVDSDNKIQGFDVDLANALCREIDATCTFTNQAFDSLIPSLKFRRFDAVMAGMDVTPEREKQVLFSKTYYDNSALFIAQKGKVASVDALKGKRVGVQNGTTHQKYLTEKMSGVSMVPYDSYQNAILDLKNGRIDAVFGDTAVVNEWLKQNATLAPVGEKVTDKAYFGTGLGIAVRQGNTDLQNKFNTALDKVKANGTYKTIYSKWFQQ from the coding sequence ATGAAAAAAATCGTACTTGCCGCGCTGTTAGCCGGATTAAGCCTGAGCGCAAGCGCTGCCCAGACCATCCGTTTTGCGACCGAAGCATCCTATCCCCCGTTTGAATTTGTTGATTCCGATAACAAAATTCAGGGCTTCGATGTTGATTTAGCCAATGCGCTGTGCCGTGAAATAGACGCGACCTGTACCTTTACCAATCAGGCGTTTGACAGCCTGATCCCCAGCCTGAAATTCCGCCGCTTCGATGCGGTAATGGCGGGGATGGACGTTACGCCTGAACGTGAGAAACAGGTGCTGTTCTCTAAAACTTATTACGACAACTCCGCGCTGTTTATTGCGCAGAAAGGCAAAGTTGCCAGCGTGGACGCGCTGAAGGGCAAGCGCGTTGGCGTGCAGAACGGAACGACTCACCAGAAATACCTGACTGAAAAAATGTCAGGTGTCAGCATGGTGCCGTATGACAGCTATCAAAATGCCATTCTGGATTTGAAAAATGGCCGTATCGATGCCGTCTTCGGCGACACGGCGGTGGTTAACGAATGGCTGAAGCAAAACGCTACGCTGGCACCGGTTGGTGAAAAAGTCACGGACAAAGCCTACTTCGGCACCGGTCTCGGCATCGCGGTTCGTCAGGGTAATACCGACCTGCAAAACAAGTTCAACACCGCACTGGATAAAGTAAAGGCCAACGGCACTTACAAAACTATCTACAGCAAATGGTTCCAGCAGTAA
- the artP gene encoding arginine ABC transporter ATP-binding protein ArtP, which produces MSIQLNGINCFYGAHQALFDIQLACPEGETLVLLGPSGAGKSSLLRVLNLLEMPRSGTLGIAGHHFDFSKKPGDAAIRELRQNVGMVFQQYNLWPHLTVKQNLIEAPCRVLGLNKELAHARADKLLDRLRLTKFADRFPLHLSGGQQQRVAIARALMMEPAVLLFDEPTAALDPEITAQIVSIIQELAQTNITQVIVTHEVEVARKTASRVVYMENGYVVEQGDASRFTQPQTDAFANYLSH; this is translated from the coding sequence ATGAGTATTCAACTTAACGGTATTAACTGCTTTTATGGCGCCCATCAGGCGCTGTTTGACATTCAACTGGCGTGCCCCGAAGGCGAAACGCTGGTTCTGCTGGGTCCAAGCGGTGCCGGTAAGAGCTCTCTGCTGCGCGTTTTAAACCTGCTTGAGATGCCGCGATCCGGTACGTTGGGCATTGCGGGTCATCATTTTGACTTCAGCAAAAAGCCAGGCGACGCCGCCATCCGTGAACTGCGTCAAAACGTCGGCATGGTCTTTCAGCAATACAATCTCTGGCCTCACCTGACGGTGAAGCAAAACCTGATTGAAGCGCCCTGCCGCGTACTGGGTCTGAATAAAGAGTTAGCCCATGCCCGCGCCGATAAACTGTTGGACCGTTTGCGTCTGACCAAATTTGCCGATCGTTTTCCACTGCATCTTTCGGGTGGTCAGCAGCAGCGCGTCGCCATTGCCCGTGCGTTGATGATGGAGCCTGCGGTGTTGCTGTTCGATGAACCTACCGCCGCGCTGGATCCTGAGATCACCGCTCAGATTGTTTCGATCATTCAGGAACTGGCCCAGACAAATATTACTCAGGTGATTGTCACCCACGAAGTCGAAGTGGCGCGTAAAACCGCCAGCCGCGTAGTGTATATGGAAAATGGTTACGTGGTTGAACAGGGTGATGCCAGCCGCTTTACACAGCCGCAAACCGACGCGTTTGCTAATTATCTATCGCACTGA
- a CDS encoding lipoprotein — MKIQLAALAPLALLLSACTTVQPAYKDIGSRTGPCVDGGPDSVAQQFYDLRTEQPTQGLPNAQQLAKYRPYLSGKLYQTLLAANSDPKKESQLNQGDLFSSLAAGPDSASVADSSTIPNTDARNIPLRVNLSRDGNPPWQDEVLMVREGTCWTVDDIRYASPNPHLDGGSLSQRLLK; from the coding sequence ATGAAAATCCAGCTTGCCGCACTGGCTCCGCTGGCGCTGCTGCTCAGCGCCTGTACCACGGTACAACCCGCTTACAAGGACATTGGTAGCCGTACCGGCCCGTGCGTCGATGGCGGCCCGGATTCTGTTGCACAACAGTTTTACGATTTACGCACTGAACAGCCGACACAAGGACTGCCAAATGCTCAACAGCTGGCAAAATATCGCCCTTACCTGAGCGGTAAACTTTATCAAACGCTGCTGGCCGCCAATAGCGATCCGAAAAAGGAAAGCCAGTTAAATCAGGGCGATCTTTTTTCCAGCCTGGCAGCCGGACCTGACTCAGCCAGCGTAGCGGATTCATCGACCATTCCTAATACTGACGCGCGTAATATTCCCCTGCGGGTGAACCTGAGCCGCGATGGCAACCCACCGTGGCAGGATGAAGTGCTGATGGTACGGGAAGGGACGTGCTGGACCGTAGATGATATCCGTTATGCCAGCCCGAACCCGCATCTTGACGGCGGCTCCCTGAGTCAGCGTTTGCTGAAGTAA
- a CDS encoding heavy metal-binding domain-containing protein yields MKFSTTPTLEGQPITEYCGVVTGEAILGANIFRDFFAGIRDIVGGRSGAYEKELRKARQIAFAELEDQAKALGADAVVGIDIDYETVGKDSSMLMVSVSGTAVKTRR; encoded by the coding sequence ATGAAATTTTCTACTACCCCAACGCTGGAAGGCCAGCCGATTACCGAATACTGCGGCGTTGTCACCGGTGAAGCGATTCTTGGCGCGAACATCTTTCGCGATTTTTTTGCCGGGATCCGCGATATCGTTGGTGGCCGCTCTGGCGCCTATGAGAAAGAATTGCGTAAAGCACGCCAAATCGCCTTTGCGGAACTGGAAGACCAGGCAAAAGCGTTAGGGGCGGATGCGGTGGTCGGTATTGATATCGATTACGAGACGGTTGGCAAAGACAGCAGCATGCTGATGGTCAGCGTCAGCGGCACTGCTGTAAAAACGCGTCGCTGA
- a CDS encoding N-acetylmuramoyl-L-alanine amidase encodes MFALAAALLLSACAPSGLEKHHGYVVDTTHPAWGARPRIKVLVIHYTAEDFPSSLATLTDREVSAHYLIPAQPQEQGKLPVVLRLVPESQLAWHAGISFWRGATRLNDTSVGIELENRGYRGHAGERVWYPFSAPQMSVLLPLMRDIVQRYALLPQNVVGHSDIAPQRKQDPGPLFPWHWLSQQGIGAWPDGKRVDYYLAGRAPEQPIDPAVLLSLLARYGYEVTPDMSAKQQQKVIAAFQMHFRPADYCGLADAESEAIARALLEKYGSD; translated from the coding sequence ATGTTCGCGCTTGCAGCCGCCCTGCTGCTAAGCGCCTGTGCGCCGTCAGGACTGGAAAAACATCACGGCTACGTGGTGGATACCACCCATCCCGCCTGGGGCGCACGACCGCGCATAAAAGTGCTGGTCATCCATTACACGGCGGAAGATTTTCCCAGTTCGCTGGCAACGCTGACCGATCGTGAAGTGAGCGCGCATTATCTGATTCCGGCGCAGCCACAAGAGCAGGGCAAGCTGCCTGTGGTATTACGTCTGGTGCCAGAATCTCAGCTTGCATGGCATGCAGGGATCAGCTTTTGGCGAGGCGCAACGCGGTTGAACGATACTTCTGTTGGCATTGAGCTGGAAAACCGCGGATACAGGGGGCACGCCGGTGAACGCGTCTGGTATCCCTTCAGCGCGCCGCAGATGAGCGTGCTGCTTCCGTTAATGCGCGACATCGTACAGCGCTATGCTTTACTGCCGCAGAACGTTGTGGGTCACAGCGATATTGCGCCGCAGCGTAAGCAGGATCCCGGGCCGCTGTTTCCCTGGCACTGGCTGTCTCAGCAGGGCATCGGTGCCTGGCCTGACGGCAAGCGCGTTGATTATTATCTGGCAGGAAGAGCGCCGGAGCAGCCGATCGATCCGGCGGTATTGTTATCATTACTGGCGCGTTATGGCTATGAAGTCACGCCGGACATGAGCGCAAAACAGCAGCAAAAAGTCATTGCGGCATTTCAAATGCATTTCCGTCCGGCGGATTATTGCGGTCTGGCCGATGCCGAAAGCGAGGCTATTGCGCGCGCGCTGCTGGAGAAGTACGGTTCGGACTAG